The following nucleotide sequence is from Halomonas chromatireducens.
CCGTACAACACACTTTAGGGACATCTACTACACTGAAGGCGTCATCATGGAAAAGGAGGACACTGTATGACACACCGCAGCTTTGCAAGGACGGTACTTGCCACCTCGATTGGTCTGCTGGTCGGCGGGCTGACCGTTGCCGGGGCTCACGCCCAGTTCGATCCTCAGGGGCTGTATTCCAACAGGGCGATTCTCGATGCCGAGGTATACTTCGAAGCCGCCCCGGACAGCCAGCCAAGTGAGATCGTCGATATTCTCCTCGGTGACGACATGCAGGTCCATGCTCTGATCATACGCACCCATGAGGATGTGGGGCAGGATGGCGACTACCTTGTGATCACCAATGACCACTACCGGCTGGTAAACCATGAAGAAGATGGTGACACCACCCATGACGTGCTGGTCGATGCCAACGAAGACGCCTTGGGTGCGATGCCACGCTACGATCAGGACTGGTGGGATATGGCTCGCCAACGTGCGCGAGATGCCTGGCACACTGCCGGCGAAGGTGCCGAAAGCGCCTGGCACCAGACACGTGAAGGCGCCGACCGCATCGGCGAGGGAGCCGAAAGCGCCTGGGAACGCACCCAGGAGGGGGCCGAGAGAGCCGGCCGCGCCGTCAGCGACCTGCTCAACAACTGGACCAACAACGACTGACCTGCTCCCACCGGACGCCAGGGCCGCTGCGGCCTGTTCTCGGGTACCACAATGAAATGCCACACATGCAAAGCGCAACAGGAAAGCTGATTGCTGGGCCCCACCCCTCTCGGGTGGGGCTTTGCGCTTTCATTGTCGGCCGAATCAGCGCTGTAGGCGTTGCAACAGGCTGACCGTGGCGAAGCCATCGGGAGTGACACCGATCGATCGCTGGTAGCTGCGCAGGCCACGCCGAGTGTTGGGCCCCATGATGCCATCCGGCGTCCCGACATCGAAGCCACGAGCATTGAGCGCCTGCTGCATCTCGCGCACCTGGCTGCGCGACAGTGGCTCCTCCCCCCGCGGCCAGCTCCCGTGGATACCGTTCCGGCCGGCGATCTCGTTGGCCAGGGTGCCCACCGCCAAGGCATAGCTGGTCGCATTGTTATAGCGCAGGATGGCCCGGAAGTTGGGACCCACCAGGAAGGCAGGCCCGTCGGCACCAGCCGGTGCAATGACCGAGGCCTCGGCGAACTCGGGAAGCGCACCGTCAGAGACGCCACGCACCCCCTGGGCAGCCCATTCACGACTGGCACGCCGGGTGGTCAGCTCGGTCTGGGCATAGTCGAAGTCATCCGGCAGCCGGACCTCCACACCCCAGGGCTGACCCGTCTGCCAGCCGGCGCGGGCGAGATAGTTGGCAGTCGATGCCATGACATCGGGAATGCTGCCCCAGATGTCACGACGGCCGTCACCATCGCCATCCACCGCATAGGCTTCGAAGCTGGAGGGAATGAACTGGGTGTGGCCCATGGCCCCGGCCCAGGAACCGACCATGCGCTCAGGGGGGATATCCCCGGTCTCTATGATACGCAGTGCCGCCATCAGCTCACCGCGGGCAAAATCGCTCCGACGTCCATCGAAAGCTAGCGTCGCCAGCGCCTCCAGGGTCGAGAAGTCACCGAAGTTACCGCCGTAGTTGCTCTCGATACCCCAGATCGCGACGATGATCTCCGCCGGCACGCCATAGCGCTCCTCCATGCGACGGGCGGTATCGCGATGCTCGGCAAGCTTGGCACGCCCCTGCTGGATACGAGCTGAAGAGACGGCGCTATCCAGATACTGCCAAATGGGGCGCACGAACTCTGGCTGGGAACGATCCAGCTCAATCACCCTTGGCCGGTAACGGACTCCATCCAGCGCCCGAGCCAGGGTTCTCTCGCTGATGCCTTCAGAGCGGGCCTCGCGGCGAAAGTTTGCCAGCCAAGCATTGAAGTCGGCAGGCGCCGCTTCGGAATTGGAGCGGTCGTCGGCCGACGACTCCGGTGAGGTCTCGACGTCCTGCTCGCTGGCAGCCTGTCCGCTGGCAACCTCAGGTGAGCGGTCGGCGGCTGACGCCTCCTGAACCGGGCCGCTCTGGCATCCTGCGAGAAGCGCAACCAGGAA
It contains:
- a CDS encoding lytic murein transglycosylase, which translates into the protein MMRQILPATFLVALLAGCQSGPVQEASAADRSPEVASGQAASEQDVETSPESSADDRSNSEAAPADFNAWLANFRREARSEGISERTLARALDGVRYRPRVIELDRSQPEFVRPIWQYLDSAVSSARIQQGRAKLAEHRDTARRMEERYGVPAEIIVAIWGIESNYGGNFGDFSTLEALATLAFDGRRSDFARGELMAALRIIETGDIPPERMVGSWAGAMGHTQFIPSSFEAYAVDGDGDGRRDIWGSIPDVMASTANYLARAGWQTGQPWGVEVRLPDDFDYAQTELTTRRASREWAAQGVRGVSDGALPEFAEASVIAPAGADGPAFLVGPNFRAILRYNNATSYALAVGTLANEIAGRNGIHGSWPRGEEPLSRSQVREMQQALNARGFDVGTPDGIMGPNTRRGLRSYQRSIGVTPDGFATVSLLQRLQR